One window of the Conexibacter sp. SYSU D00693 genome contains the following:
- a CDS encoding DEAD/DEAH box helicase: protein MSKQSFADLGVSAATAAALARQGAEHPFAVQQLVLPDALAGHDLLVESPTGTGKTLAFGVPMLERTDANGPRPAALVLAPTRELASQIVDELHGPAHARALRVKAVYGGVGIVKQEREAAKAHVVVATPGRLMDLLQRGSLTLKHVQTLVLDEADRMLDMGFRPAVERIVKQLPRDRQTLLFSATLDGSVADLAARYTREPRQHTHKPATEKKGHVEHRFVRVAHEEKLARLVHELEQAPDALALVFVRTKRGADRLVKRLSHHGVEAVAMHGDKSQRQRERALARFEAGEVRTLVATDVAARGIDVRDVSHVINFDAPADREDYVHRVGRTARAGRDGIGITLVMDDQGADVHKIASSLGLEREFAHTGLAPKAAAPRGGGTQTRTGGGQARSGAGSSRPGGGSRRRRGRR from the coding sequence ATGTCCAAGCAGTCCTTCGCCGACCTCGGCGTGTCCGCCGCGACCGCGGCCGCCCTCGCCCGCCAGGGCGCGGAGCACCCGTTCGCCGTCCAGCAGCTCGTCCTCCCGGACGCCCTGGCCGGCCATGACCTCCTCGTCGAGTCGCCCACGGGCACCGGCAAGACGCTCGCCTTCGGCGTCCCGATGCTCGAGCGCACCGACGCCAACGGCCCGCGCCCCGCGGCCCTCGTGCTCGCCCCCACCCGCGAGCTCGCCTCGCAGATCGTCGACGAGCTCCACGGCCCCGCCCACGCCCGCGCCCTGCGCGTGAAGGCCGTCTACGGCGGCGTCGGCATCGTCAAGCAGGAGCGCGAGGCCGCCAAGGCGCACGTCGTCGTCGCCACCCCTGGGCGCCTGATGGACCTCCTCCAGCGCGGCTCGCTCACGCTCAAGCACGTCCAGACGCTCGTCCTCGACGAGGCCGACCGCATGCTCGACATGGGCTTCCGCCCGGCGGTCGAGCGGATCGTCAAGCAGCTGCCCCGCGACCGCCAGACGCTGCTGTTCAGCGCGACGCTCGACGGCTCGGTCGCCGACCTGGCCGCCCGCTACACGCGTGAGCCGCGCCAGCACACCCACAAGCCGGCCACGGAGAAGAAGGGCCACGTCGAGCACCGCTTCGTGCGCGTCGCCCACGAGGAGAAGCTCGCCCGCCTCGTGCACGAGCTCGAGCAGGCGCCCGACGCGCTGGCCCTCGTCTTCGTGCGCACCAAGCGCGGCGCCGACCGGCTCGTCAAGCGCCTGAGCCACCACGGCGTCGAGGCCGTCGCCATGCACGGCGACAAGTCCCAGCGCCAGCGCGAGCGCGCCCTGGCCCGCTTCGAGGCCGGCGAGGTCCGCACGCTCGTGGCGACCGACGTGGCCGCGCGCGGCATCGACGTCCGCGACGTCTCGCACGTCATCAACTTCGACGCGCCCGCCGACCGCGAGGACTACGTCCACCGCGTCGGGCGCACCGCGCGCGCCGGCCGCGACGGCATCGGCATCACCCTCGTGATGGACGACCAGGGCGCCGACGTCCACAAGATCGCCAGCTCGCTGGGCCTCGAGCGCGAGTTCGCCCACACGGGTCTCGCCCCGAAGGCGGCGGCCCCGCGGGGCGGCGGCACCCAGACGCGCACCGGCGGGGGGCAGGCGCGCAGCGGCGCCGGCTCGTCGCGCCCCGGTGGCGGCTCGCGCCGCCGTCGCGGCCGCCGCTAG
- a CDS encoding NAD(P)/FAD-dependent oxidoreductase — translation MTVLDQPTTAADPGTLPADVRVCVVGTGFSGLSMAVRLKRAGIHDFVVLEKAGDVGGTWRENDYPGCRCDVPSHVYSFSFAPNPAWSSTFSGQEEIHAYIRGVAEREGLLEHVRFHQEVQGADWDAEAQRWVVRTDKGQLRAQHLVAGLGPLHVPNVPQLPGIERFEGTTFHSAEWDHGHDLTGERVAVIGTGASAIQFVPAIQPQVGELHLFQRTAPWIMPRNERPLTQVEQAVYRRFPLAQKAMRQAIFLARETFLVFFLDAKRTKVPETIAKRYLRAVVKDRELRRKLTPDYRFGCKRALVSNEYLPALTKRNVEVHTEGIAEVRERSIVTKDGRELEVDTIIYGTGFHVTDMPAAALVRGAEGKTLAEDFDGSPHAYKGTTFAGFPNLYMLLGPNCGLGHNSVVLMAEAQADYVLRAIQHAGAHALGALQPRRDVQEAFVRRLDEAAQGTVWVAGGCESWYLDEKGRASTLWPHSVVRFQRLLRQFDPEAYVTEPVRAGAVPAGAAA, via the coding sequence ATGACCGTCCTCGACCAGCCCACCACGGCCGCCGACCCCGGCACGCTGCCCGCGGACGTCCGCGTCTGCGTCGTGGGGACCGGCTTCTCCGGCCTCTCCATGGCCGTGCGCCTCAAGCGGGCCGGCATCCACGACTTCGTCGTCCTCGAGAAGGCGGGGGACGTCGGGGGCACGTGGCGCGAGAACGACTACCCGGGCTGTCGCTGCGACGTGCCCTCGCACGTCTACTCCTTCTCCTTCGCGCCCAACCCGGCGTGGAGCTCCACGTTCTCGGGCCAGGAGGAGATCCACGCCTACATCCGCGGCGTCGCCGAGCGCGAGGGCCTGCTCGAGCACGTGCGCTTCCACCAGGAGGTCCAGGGCGCCGACTGGGACGCCGAGGCGCAGCGCTGGGTCGTGCGCACCGACAAGGGCCAGCTGCGCGCGCAGCACCTCGTGGCCGGCCTGGGCCCGCTGCACGTCCCCAACGTGCCGCAGCTGCCGGGGATCGAGCGCTTCGAGGGGACGACGTTCCACTCGGCCGAGTGGGACCACGGCCACGACCTGACAGGCGAGCGCGTCGCGGTGATCGGGACGGGGGCGAGCGCCATCCAGTTCGTCCCGGCGATCCAGCCGCAGGTCGGCGAGCTGCACCTCTTCCAGCGCACCGCGCCCTGGATCATGCCGCGCAACGAGCGGCCGCTGACGCAGGTCGAGCAGGCGGTCTACCGCCGCTTCCCGCTGGCCCAGAAGGCGATGCGCCAGGCCATCTTCCTCGCGCGCGAGACCTTCCTCGTCTTCTTCCTGGACGCCAAGCGCACGAAGGTCCCGGAGACGATCGCCAAGCGCTACCTGCGGGCGGTGGTCAAGGACCGCGAGCTGCGGCGCAAGCTCACGCCCGACTACCGCTTCGGCTGCAAGCGCGCCCTGGTCTCCAACGAGTACCTCCCGGCGCTGACCAAGCGCAACGTCGAGGTGCACACGGAGGGCATCGCCGAGGTCCGCGAGCGCTCGATCGTCACGAAGGACGGCCGGGAGCTCGAGGTCGACACGATCATCTACGGCACCGGCTTCCACGTGACCGACATGCCGGCGGCGGCGCTCGTGCGGGGCGCCGAGGGCAAGACGCTGGCCGAGGACTTCGACGGCTCGCCGCACGCCTACAAGGGCACGACGTTCGCGGGCTTCCCCAACCTCTACATGCTGCTCGGCCCCAACTGCGGGCTCGGCCACAACTCGGTCGTCCTCATGGCCGAGGCGCAGGCCGACTACGTCCTGCGGGCCATCCAGCACGCCGGAGCCCACGCGCTGGGCGCCCTGCAACCACGCCGCGACGTGCAGGAGGCCTTCGTGCGGCGCCTCGACGAGGCGGCGCAGGGGACGGTGTGGGTCGCGGGCGGCTGCGAGAGCTGGTACCTCGACGAGAAGGGCCGCGCGAGCACCCTGTGGCCGCACTCGGTCGTGCGCTTCCAGCGGCTGCTGCGCCAGTTCGACCCCGAGGCCTACGTCACCGAGCCGGTGCGCGCGGGCGCGGTCCCGGCGGGGGCGGCGGCGTGA
- a CDS encoding alpha/beta fold hydrolase, which translates to MRRAPLVAAGALGAVWEVRRRADRRAIARDPLAARLAVRPRGEEVEVVSADGTRLHAELHGPDGAPVVVLTHGWTCSSQFWTLQVQDLATDHRVVVWDLRGHGASAEPEGRDFAMERFAEDLEAVLDAAVGPDGRAALVAGHSMGAMTIVAWAAERQGRVRERVDAAALLNTGVGDLVSESLVARVPVRMKPLAGRVLLTARTPMPKRTTPISHRAVRHVALCRAASPAAVDFSERLSMDCRPHVRAGAGATLERLDIAHGLEALDVPTLVVAGADDRLTPPVHAERMAERLPHVVEHVVLARTGHMGPLERDREVTQRLRALVADHARAGSAAALA; encoded by the coding sequence GTGAGGCGCGCACCGCTCGTCGCGGCCGGCGCGCTGGGCGCCGTGTGGGAGGTCCGGCGGCGCGCCGACCGCCGTGCGATCGCGCGCGATCCCCTCGCGGCGCGCCTGGCGGTGCGCCCGCGGGGGGAGGAGGTGGAGGTCGTCTCGGCCGACGGGACGCGGCTGCACGCCGAGCTCCACGGCCCCGACGGCGCACCGGTCGTCGTGCTCACCCACGGCTGGACGTGCTCCTCGCAGTTCTGGACGCTGCAGGTGCAGGACCTCGCGACCGACCACCGCGTCGTGGTCTGGGACCTGCGCGGCCACGGCGCCAGCGCCGAGCCCGAGGGGCGCGACTTCGCCATGGAGCGCTTCGCCGAGGACCTCGAGGCGGTGCTCGACGCCGCCGTGGGTCCCGACGGGCGCGCCGCGCTCGTGGCGGGCCACTCCATGGGGGCGATGACGATCGTCGCCTGGGCGGCGGAGCGCCAGGGCCGCGTGCGCGAGCGCGTCGACGCGGCGGCGCTGCTGAACACGGGCGTGGGTGACCTCGTCAGCGAGTCGCTCGTCGCGCGCGTGCCGGTGCGGATGAAGCCGCTGGCCGGCCGGGTCCTGCTCACCGCACGCACGCCCATGCCCAAGCGCACGACGCCGATCAGCCACCGCGCGGTGCGCCACGTCGCGCTGTGCCGCGCGGCGTCCCCGGCGGCGGTCGACTTCTCCGAGCGCCTCTCGATGGACTGCCGCCCGCACGTGCGCGCCGGCGCAGGGGCGACGCTCGAGCGCCTGGACATCGCCCACGGCCTCGAGGCGCTCGACGTCCCGACGCTCGTGGTGGCCGGGGCCGACGACCGCCTGACGCCGCCGGTCCACGCGGAGCGGATGGCCGAGCGCCTGCCCCACGTCGTCGAGCACGTCGTGCTCGCGCGCACGGGCCACATGGGCCCGCTCGAGCGCGACCGCGAGGTCACGCAGCGGCTGCGTGCCCTGGTCGCCGACCACGCCCGAGCGGGGTCGGCGGCGGCTCTAGCCTGA
- a CDS encoding HNH endonuclease, with amino-acid sequence MSHSVATDRPPRAPGRAERLAAAVEADGGRCVWCAAPFEGLRRATTEHLVPRVKGGPSWAENELAACRRCNKARGHVAPVDWLAECRRRGWEPDEALVVARLRALETAFAVRGGARKARPYVERQLRRLAPAA; translated from the coding sequence GTGAGCCACAGCGTCGCGACGGATCGCCCGCCCCGGGCGCCCGGACGGGCCGAGCGCCTGGCCGCGGCCGTCGAGGCCGACGGCGGGCGCTGCGTCTGGTGCGCCGCCCCGTTCGAGGGGCTGCGCCGCGCGACGACCGAGCACCTGGTCCCGCGGGTGAAGGGCGGGCCGTCGTGGGCCGAGAACGAGCTCGCGGCCTGCCGGCGCTGCAACAAGGCGCGCGGGCACGTCGCCCCGGTCGACTGGCTGGCGGAGTGCCGGCGGCGCGGCTGGGAGCCCGACGAGGCGCTCGTCGTAGCGCGGCTGCGCGCCCTGGAGACGGCGTTCGCCGTGCGCGGCGGCGCGCGCAAGGCACGGCCGTACGTCGAGCGCCAGCTGCGGCGTCTGGCCCCTGCGGCCTAG
- a CDS encoding Abi-alpha family protein, with product MERRAEHLEDLPPLDEEAAGPDGRGSAGAEPADLLRLAPGLARLAGEAYLRTVGWTLTSGVKATARVARAATRGESVGHLLSDAEHALREQARNALGVADLDERVARVAPRPVFDRNGNGNGAAAADDALPTLRDLGAQLLARSADVDAADDPVQAHPAYARILEELAPDEARILRLLAAEGAQPAVDVKTWRPLDIGAQTMAPGITMIGSKAGCRYVDRVPAYLNNLFRLGLIWFSREALEDPLAYQVLEAQPEVTSALKRAGRGKTVRRQILLTPFGADFCRVCLP from the coding sequence ATGGAGCGCCGCGCCGAGCACCTGGAGGACCTGCCGCCCCTCGACGAGGAGGCGGCGGGCCCCGACGGGCGCGGATCGGCGGGCGCCGAGCCCGCCGACCTCCTGCGCCTGGCGCCCGGTCTGGCCCGCCTCGCGGGCGAGGCCTACCTGCGCACCGTCGGCTGGACGCTGACCTCCGGCGTGAAGGCCACTGCCCGCGTCGCACGCGCCGCCACCCGCGGCGAGTCGGTCGGCCACCTGCTCTCCGACGCCGAGCACGCGCTGCGCGAGCAGGCGCGCAACGCGCTCGGCGTCGCCGACCTCGACGAGCGCGTCGCCCGCGTCGCCCCGCGACCCGTCTTCGACCGCAACGGCAACGGCAACGGCGCCGCAGCGGCCGACGACGCCCTGCCGACGCTGCGCGACCTCGGCGCCCAGCTCCTGGCGCGCTCGGCCGACGTCGACGCCGCCGACGACCCCGTGCAGGCCCACCCCGCCTACGCGCGGATCCTCGAGGAGCTCGCGCCCGACGAGGCGCGCATCCTGCGGCTGCTGGCGGCCGAGGGCGCCCAGCCGGCGGTCGACGTCAAGACGTGGCGCCCGCTGGACATCGGCGCCCAGACCATGGCGCCCGGCATCACGATGATCGGCTCGAAGGCCGGCTGCCGGTACGTCGACCGCGTCCCCGCCTACCTCAACAACCTCTTCCGCCTCGGCCTCATCTGGTTCTCGCGCGAGGCGCTCGAGGACCCGCTCGCCTACCAGGTCCTCGAGGCCCAGCCCGAGGTGACCTCCGCGCTCAAGCGCGCCGGCCGCGGCAAGACCGTGCGGCGCCAGATCCTCCTCACGCCGTTCGGCGCGGACTTCTGCCGGGTGTGTCTGCCCTGA
- a CDS encoding DoxX family protein, giving the protein MQLGTSILRAVVGGLFVGHGTQKLFGWFGGHGPDATGQAFESMGLAPGKRHALAAGTAEAAGGALLAAGVLRPVAASALTGTMVTAIRKVHGSKGPWNTEGGWEYNVVLIAALFAAVEAEDGPAAAIAQLAAGAAGSFLATQPPFTVAPQPADAQPDVSADPAPVADEERFQREGRPAEQSA; this is encoded by the coding sequence ATGCAGCTCGGGACCTCCATCCTCCGCGCCGTCGTCGGCGGCCTCTTCGTCGGCCACGGCACCCAGAAGCTCTTCGGCTGGTTCGGCGGGCACGGGCCCGACGCGACCGGGCAGGCCTTCGAGTCCATGGGCCTCGCGCCCGGGAAGCGCCACGCGCTCGCCGCCGGGACGGCCGAGGCCGCGGGCGGCGCGCTGCTCGCCGCGGGCGTCCTGCGCCCCGTCGCCGCGAGCGCCCTGACGGGCACCATGGTCACCGCGATCCGCAAGGTCCACGGCAGCAAGGGCCCGTGGAACACGGAGGGCGGCTGGGAGTACAACGTCGTCCTCATCGCCGCGCTCTTCGCGGCGGTCGAGGCCGAGGACGGCCCGGCCGCCGCCATCGCGCAGCTCGCCGCGGGCGCCGCGGGCTCGTTCCTGGCCACGCAGCCCCCGTTCACGGTGGCCCCGCAGCCCGCCGACGCCCAGCCCGACGTCTCGGCCGACCCGGCGCCGGTCGCCGACGAGGAGCGCTTCCAGCGCGAGGGCCGGCCGGCCGAGCAGTCCGCCTAG
- a CDS encoding methyl-accepting chemotaxis protein yields MNRRTSLRAKLLGLSGLLLAFTALIGVLSLSKLAGAAHDAEAQYQKAADPLSHLGDAFARTNENRAFTNNIILEDDPAVRAEVLQKLEANSRATTEDLAEVRPTLVTPEGKALFAALVRDRAAYSGKRKELFALAETATDDAAYAFNKAQVVPLATKVNTHFRKLFDSKVEVADTLAEETQAAYRSARTLLVILLALALAIGFGAAFVLSAQIRKVAAAVLDRMTTLRERDTTELATGLERFAGGDLTYRVAPETRPIGKAGNDELGDVARAVDAVIENTVSSVHAYDRSREALSGMIGQVSQTAALVSAASQQVASASEETGRAVGEISRAVEDVATGSQRQVVTLDEARTASQEAAGATAQSAESARETAMTAERARAATTEGEQAVAEATEAMSTVRAASDRTTDAIRELGAKSDEIGGIVDTITSIAEQTNLLALNAAIEAARAGEQGRGFAVVADEVRKLAEESQGAAASIASLITEIQADTGRAVAVVEDGSRATHDSVATVERAREAFQTIGGSVEEVTAQVTRIAEAADRMSSSVHQVTTQLSDVAAVAEESSASTEQVSASTQQTSASSQEIAASAQELAGNAAQLEELTRRFVLETA; encoded by the coding sequence ATGAACCGCCGGACCTCCCTCCGGGCCAAGCTCCTCGGCCTCAGCGGCCTGCTGCTGGCCTTCACCGCCCTCATCGGCGTCCTGTCCCTGTCCAAGCTCGCCGGCGCCGCCCACGACGCCGAGGCCCAGTACCAGAAGGCCGCCGACCCGCTCTCCCACCTCGGCGACGCGTTCGCGCGCACGAACGAGAACCGCGCCTTCACGAACAACATCATCCTCGAGGACGACCCCGCCGTTCGCGCCGAGGTCCTGCAGAAGCTCGAGGCCAACTCCCGGGCGACCACCGAGGACCTCGCCGAGGTCCGTCCGACGCTCGTCACCCCGGAGGGCAAGGCGCTCTTCGCCGCCCTCGTGCGCGACCGCGCCGCGTACTCGGGCAAGCGCAAGGAGCTCTTCGCGCTCGCCGAGACGGCCACCGACGACGCCGCCTACGCGTTCAACAAGGCGCAGGTCGTCCCGCTGGCCACGAAGGTCAACACCCACTTCCGCAAGCTCTTCGACTCGAAGGTCGAGGTCGCCGACACGCTCGCCGAGGAGACGCAGGCCGCCTACCGCAGCGCCCGCACGCTGCTCGTCATCCTGCTGGCGCTCGCCCTGGCCATCGGCTTCGGCGCCGCGTTCGTCCTCTCCGCGCAGATCCGCAAGGTCGCGGCCGCGGTGCTCGACCGCATGACGACGCTGCGCGAGCGCGACACCACGGAGCTCGCCACCGGCCTCGAGCGCTTCGCCGGCGGCGACCTGACCTACCGCGTCGCGCCCGAGACCCGGCCCATCGGCAAGGCCGGCAACGACGAGCTCGGCGACGTCGCCCGGGCCGTCGACGCGGTCATCGAGAACACCGTGAGCTCGGTCCACGCCTACGACCGCAGCCGTGAGGCCCTGTCGGGCATGATCGGTCAGGTCTCCCAGACCGCCGCGCTCGTGTCGGCCGCCTCGCAGCAGGTCGCCTCGGCCTCCGAGGAGACCGGCCGCGCCGTCGGCGAGATCTCCCGTGCCGTCGAGGACGTCGCCACGGGCTCCCAGCGCCAGGTCGTGACCCTCGACGAGGCCCGCACCGCCTCGCAGGAGGCCGCCGGCGCCACCGCGCAGTCGGCGGAGTCCGCCCGCGAGACCGCGATGACCGCCGAGCGCGCCCGCGCCGCGACGACCGAGGGCGAGCAGGCCGTCGCGGAGGCCACCGAGGCCATGTCCACCGTCCGCGCCGCCTCGGACCGCACGACCGACGCGATCCGCGAGCTCGGGGCCAAGAGCGACGAGATCGGCGGCATCGTCGACACGATCACGTCGATCGCCGAGCAGACGAACCTCCTGGCGCTCAACGCCGCCATCGAGGCCGCCCGCGCCGGTGAGCAGGGCCGCGGCTTCGCCGTCGTCGCCGACGAGGTCCGCAAGCTCGCCGAGGAGTCCCAGGGCGCCGCGGCGTCGATCGCGTCGCTCATCACCGAGATCCAGGCCGACACCGGCCGGGCGGTGGCGGTCGTCGAGGACGGCTCGCGCGCCACGCACGACTCCGTGGCCACGGTCGAGCGCGCCCGCGAGGCGTTCCAGACCATCGGCGGCTCGGTCGAGGAGGTCACCGCGCAGGTGACGCGGATCGCCGAGGCGGCCGACCGGATGAGCAGCTCGGTCCACCAGGTGACCACGCAGCTCAGCGACGTGGCCGCGGTGGCCGAGGAGAGCAGTGCCTCGACCGAGCAGGTCAGCGCGTCCACCCAGCAGACGTCGGCCTCCAGCCAGGAGATCGCCGCGTCGGCCCAGGAGCTCGCCGGCAACGCCGCGCAGCTCGAGGAGCTCACGCGCCGCTTCGTCCTCGAGACCGCGTAG
- a CDS encoding type II toxin-antitoxin system RatA family toxin, producing the protein MANLGGSHTVEIDAPIERCFEIAADIEGAPKWQGSMKRVEVHERDAEGRATVVTTIADAKVKEVKTKLRFAYQPLGGMTWEQEKGDLKWLKGSWTFEDLGGRTRATYEMEGEPGRMLGMLIKGPVEQTLRHVLVKVPAEGLKREAEGS; encoded by the coding sequence ATGGCCAACCTTGGTGGATCGCACACCGTCGAGATCGACGCGCCGATCGAGCGCTGCTTCGAGATCGCCGCCGACATCGAGGGCGCGCCGAAGTGGCAGGGCTCGATGAAGCGCGTCGAGGTCCACGAGCGCGACGCGGAGGGCCGCGCGACGGTCGTGACGACGATCGCCGACGCGAAGGTCAAGGAGGTCAAGACGAAGCTGCGCTTCGCCTACCAGCCCCTGGGCGGCATGACCTGGGAGCAGGAGAAGGGCGACCTCAAGTGGCTCAAGGGCTCGTGGACGTTCGAGGACCTCGGCGGCCGCACGCGCGCGACCTACGAGATGGAGGGCGAGCCCGGCCGGATGCTCGGCATGCTCATCAAGGGCCCCGTCGAGCAGACGCTGCGCCACGTGCTGGTCAAGGTCCCCGCCGAGGGCCTCAAGCGCGAGGCCGAGGGCTCCTAG
- a CDS encoding DUF445 domain-containing protein has protein sequence MLTIPVFSGIIGYVTNWSGIWMLFNPLRFRGVRVPGLAPMAAILPRRIQQIPGVMQGGVGWQGIIPSRAAKMGSIAVDKGIAKLGSPAEFYAQLEPDKIAERILASADRDIHDLVERVMLREHPRLWESLPPRVREAVHQRVRQQLPDIVRSVTDRIGENIDQLLDIKLMVIRHIEEHPELSNRIFLEVGRQELQFIIRFGGVFGFLCGIPTIFLVEAFPHWWVLPIAGTVIGYVTNWLAIWMIFEPIEPRKVGPLRLHGLFLRRQHEAADVYAEVIANDIVTMENIGDELLHGPRSDRTRRMIEDALRPAVDRATGFARGAVRVAVGPREYDAIRDSVATEGVDYTMTPLTDPEFSRQQSTRVRALIAERMRELPAADFSEMLRTAMREDEWLLVLHGAVLGFGAGLVHLAIFGV, from the coding sequence ATGCTCACCATCCCGGTCTTCTCGGGGATCATCGGCTACGTCACGAACTGGTCGGGCATCTGGATGCTCTTCAACCCGCTGCGCTTCCGCGGCGTGCGGGTGCCGGGCCTGGCGCCGATGGCCGCGATCCTGCCGCGGCGCATCCAGCAGATCCCGGGCGTGATGCAGGGCGGCGTCGGCTGGCAGGGGATCATCCCGTCGCGCGCGGCGAAGATGGGCTCGATCGCCGTCGACAAGGGGATCGCGAAGCTCGGCTCGCCCGCCGAGTTCTACGCCCAGCTCGAGCCGGACAAGATCGCCGAGCGCATCCTCGCGAGCGCCGACCGCGACATCCACGACCTCGTCGAGCGCGTGATGCTGCGCGAGCACCCGCGGCTGTGGGAGAGCCTCCCGCCGCGCGTGCGCGAGGCGGTCCACCAGCGGGTGCGCCAGCAGCTGCCCGACATCGTGCGCTCGGTCACCGACCGCATCGGCGAGAACATCGACCAGCTGCTCGACATCAAGCTCATGGTCATCCGGCACATCGAGGAGCACCCGGAGCTCTCGAACCGGATCTTCCTCGAGGTCGGCCGCCAGGAGCTGCAGTTCATCATCCGCTTCGGGGGCGTCTTCGGCTTCCTCTGCGGGATCCCGACGATCTTCCTCGTCGAGGCGTTCCCCCACTGGTGGGTCCTGCCGATCGCCGGCACGGTCATCGGCTACGTCACGAACTGGCTGGCGATCTGGATGATCTTCGAGCCGATCGAGCCGCGGAAGGTCGGACCGCTGCGACTGCACGGCCTGTTCCTGCGCCGCCAGCACGAGGCGGCCGACGTCTACGCCGAGGTCATCGCCAACGACATCGTCACCATGGAGAACATCGGCGACGAGCTGCTGCACGGCCCGCGCTCGGACCGCACGCGGCGGATGATCGAGGACGCGCTGCGCCCCGCCGTGGACCGCGCGACCGGCTTCGCGCGCGGCGCGGTCCGCGTGGCGGTCGGCCCGCGCGAGTACGACGCGATCCGCGACTCGGTGGCCACGGAGGGCGTCGACTACACGATGACCCCGCTGACCGACCCGGAGTTCTCCAGGCAGCAGTCCACCCGGGTGCGGGCGCTCATCGCCGAGCGCATGCGCGAGCTGCCGGCGGCGGACTTCTCGGAGATGCTGCGCACGGCGATGCGCGAGGACGAGTGGCTGCTGGTCCTGCACGGCGCCGTGCTCGGCTTCGGCGCCGGCCTCGTCCACCTCGCCATCTTCGGGGTGTAG
- a CDS encoding YciI family protein — translation MERLAALHYTYVEDVLERREPHREAHLAILRELKDAGELVMAGPVGDPPAGALIVFRSPEAAQAFVARDPYVEAGIVTSHRIEVWTIAV, via the coding sequence GTGGAGCGCCTCGCGGCGCTGCACTACACCTACGTCGAGGACGTCCTCGAGCGCCGCGAGCCCCACCGCGAGGCGCACCTCGCCATCCTGCGCGAGCTCAAGGACGCCGGCGAGCTCGTGATGGCCGGCCCTGTCGGCGACCCGCCCGCCGGCGCGCTCATCGTCTTCCGCTCCCCGGAGGCCGCGCAGGCCTTCGTCGCCCGTGACCCGTACGTCGAGGCGGGCATCGTCACGTCGCACCGCATCGAGGTCTGGACGATCGCCGTCTGA